One genomic window of Magnolia sinica isolate HGM2019 chromosome 3, MsV1, whole genome shotgun sequence includes the following:
- the LOC131239851 gene encoding probable serine/threonine-protein kinase WNK3 encodes MTGDPSSEQDPDDSDSQLVEIDPSGRYGRYKEVLGKGAFKTVYKAFDELEGIEVAWNQVKVADVLRNSEDLERLYSEVHLLKTLKHKNIIKFYSSWVDTKHDNINFITEIFTSGTLRQYRKKHKHVDLRALKNWSRQILQGLLYLHSHDPPVIHRDLKCDNIFVNGNQGEVKIGDLGLAAILRQAHSAHSVIGTPEFMAPELYEEEYNELVDIYAFGMCLLELVTFEYPYVECANAAQIYKKVTAGIKPASLGKVRDPGVKEFIEKCIANVSERLPARELLRHPFLQLDGENESVDRSLFSDANLSDGSCGQSDMNNNSLRVGDDTHEPSRDFMVKGQRKDINTIFLKLRIADSTGHVRNIHFPFDIEADTAISVASEMVAELDLTDQDVTKIAEMIDSEIQVHVPKWIPGEVFEDNFGNESAISVGCDNESKDKLSALANDPEQPSGVFILERFPSGRWYLSDSPKATSDDSPVKPNLSSEVDLLASASCSNEVSQMMESADNHKNKGDYGNDASLHSQQKDYAFLTGGAENAESSRCFDCQNTSSSYIDVDNEKKVFDASNQNGSIEKQHDASDDSFSPEVDNKILMENETDDVKFIIKKIEQLLVEQQNELDDLKRKHQMAIADLLKELPTRLHCQVLNMCTLKVPNYKIQSEAHWHAGHSTDSGSSLHPEALSPHFYNSHVDKNMDDPLNTPIDDSHANKDVTN; translated from the exons ATGACGGGAGATCCCTCGTCAGAACAAGACCCGGACGATTCCGATTCGCAGTTGGTTGAGATCGATCCCTCGGGTCGCTACGGTCGG TACAAAGAAGTATTAGGGAAAGGCGCTTTCAAAACAGT TTATAAAGCTTTTGATGAACTGGAAGGTATAGAGGTTGCTTGGAATCAGGTTAAGGTGGCTGATGTCTTGCGGAATTCGGAAGATTTGGAACGTCTATACTCTGAAGTCCATTTACTCAAGACTCTCAAGCACAAGAACATAATAAAATTTTACAGCTCGTGGGTCGACACGAAGCATGATAATATCAATTTCATAACTGAGATTTTCACATCGGGGACATTGCGCCA GTACCGGAAGAAACACAAGCATGTAGATTTAAGAGCTTTGAAGAATTGGTCGAGGCAAATCTTGCAAGGCCTTCTTTATCTCCATAGTCATGACCCTCCAGTTATTCATAGGGACTTGAAGTGTGATAACATATTTGTCAATGGAAATCAAGGGGAGGTGAAAATTGGCGACCTTGGATTGGCGGCCATTCTTCGCCAAGCTCATTCTGCTCACAGTGTCATTG GGACCCCAGAGTTCATGGCACCAGAGCTTTATGAAGAAGAATACAATGAGCTGGTAGATATCTATGCTTTTGGCATGTGCTTGCTGGAATTGGTGACCTTTGAGTACCCATATGTAGAATGTGCCAATGCAGCTCAAATATACAAGAAAGTTACAGCG GGGATTAAGCCTGCATCATTGGGGAAGGTGAGGGATCCTGGAGTCAAAGAATTCATCGAGAAATGTATTGCCAATGTTTCTGAGAGATTGCCTGCAAGAGAGCTGCTAAGGCATCCTTTCCTTCAATTAGATGGCGAGAATGAGAGTGTAGATCGTTCTTTGTTTTCAGATGCAAACTTGTCAG ATGGTAGTTGTGGCCAATCAGATATGAACAACAATTCTTTAAGAGTTGGAGATGACACACATGAGCCTAGCAGAGATTTCATGGTGAAAGGTCAAAGGAAAGATATCAACACTATATTTTTAAAGCTTCGTATTGCAGATTCAACAG GTCACGTTCGGAACATACACTTCCCATTTGATATTGAGGCAGATACTGCAATCAGTGTCGCTAGTGAAATGGTTGCAGAGTTGGACCTTACAGATCAAGATGTCACAAAAATTGCTGAAATGATTGATTCTGAAATACAGGTTCATGTTCCAAAGTGGATACCGGGAGAAGTTTTTGAAGATAATTTCGGTAACGAGTCAGCGATTTCAGTAGGATGTGACAATGAAAGTAAAGACAAGCTCTCTGCATTAGCAAATGACCCTGAACAACCTTCAGGCGTGTTCATTCTGGAACGGTTTCCATCAGGTCGCTGGTACTTGTCTGATTCTCCCAAGGCAACCAGTGATGACTCTCCAGTGAAGCCTAACTTATCTTCTGAAGTGGATTTGCTTGCTAGTGCCAGTTGCTCGAATGAAGTTAGTCAAATGATGGAATCTGCTGATAATCATAAAAACAAAGGAGATTATGGGAATGATGCATCTTTACACAGCCAGCAGAAAGATTATGCATTCTTGACTGGAGGTGCAGAAAATGCTGAATCATCAAGATGTTTTGATTGTCAAAATACATCTTCTAGTTATATTGATGTTGATAATGAGAAGAAAGTATTTGATGCCAGCAATCAAAACGGGAGCATTGAAAAACAACACGATGCTAGTGATGATTCATTTTCACCCGAGGTGGACAATAAGATATTAATGGAAAATGAGACCGATGATGTCAAATTCATCATCAAGAAAATAGAGCAACTTTTGGTGGAGCAACAAAATGAACTCGATGACCTAAAGAGGAAGCATCAAATGGCCATAGCGGACCTTTTGAAAGAATTGCCTACAAGACTTCATTGCCAAGTTTTAAATATGTGTACATTAAAGGTTCCTAATTATAAGATTCAGAGCGAGGCGCATTGGCACGCAGGACATTCTACAGATTCTGGTTCCTCCTTACATCCGGAAGCATTGTCACCTCACTTTTACAACTCTCATGTGGATAAAAATATGGATGATCCGTTAAACACACCTATTGATGATTCACATGCAAATAAGGATGTAACAAATTAA